The following are from one region of the Paenalkalicoccus suaedae genome:
- a CDS encoding PepSY domain-containing protein gives MRKAILALVGVTVIGGTSAYAITSDGTRTASLTPELIVEETELPAAEVDTNTNTNTSNSEQAVTQSTSNEQSNEQPTAEGERLTEEQAIEIAQTIVNGQLDEIELDTENGRLVYEVELDFEGDDYEIYVDAYTGDIVKVDDNLLGTPLAQEMAISLEEAESIALNLFDGGKIDDRELERRGEQYYYELEVELRDEDGDVYIDAMTGEVIKVEDDIRPYLLSANNATQTNNQEQNKGSESNQVQENEQSSSHATEPTMISHEQAKEIAVNHVGKGKVDDIDLERENGHVYYEVEVEWSDDDADVYVDAFTGEVLHVDY, from the coding sequence ATGAGAAAAGCCATTTTAGCGTTAGTAGGAGTTACAGTAATCGGAGGTACATCAGCATATGCTATAACATCTGATGGAACACGTACAGCATCACTTACACCAGAGCTTATCGTAGAAGAAACAGAACTCCCAGCTGCGGAGGTAGACACAAACACGAACACGAACACGAGTAACTCTGAACAAGCTGTAACACAAAGCACCTCAAACGAACAATCAAACGAGCAACCAACAGCTGAGGGTGAACGATTAACAGAAGAGCAAGCAATCGAAATCGCACAAACAATCGTAAACGGTCAGCTTGATGAAATTGAACTCGATACAGAAAACGGACGATTAGTGTATGAAGTAGAGCTTGATTTTGAAGGCGACGATTATGAAATTTATGTGGATGCATACACAGGTGACATCGTAAAAGTAGATGACAACCTTCTTGGTACACCACTTGCACAGGAGATGGCGATTTCATTAGAAGAGGCTGAATCTATTGCTCTTAATCTTTTTGACGGTGGGAAAATCGATGATCGAGAGCTTGAGAGACGCGGTGAACAGTACTATTACGAGCTTGAAGTAGAGCTTCGTGACGAAGATGGCGATGTCTATATCGATGCAATGACTGGGGAGGTAATCAAGGTAGAAGACGATATTCGTCCGTACCTCTTATCAGCGAATAACGCAACTCAGACTAACAATCAAGAGCAGAATAAAGGAAGCGAAAGCAACCAAGTTCAAGAAAATGAGCAGTCTTCCTCTCATGCAACAGAACCTACCATGATTTCTCACGAGCAGGCGAAAGAAATTGCAGTGAATCATGTTGGGAAAGGGAAGGTCGACGATATCGATTTAGAGCGAGAGAATGGTCACGTGTATTATGAGGTGGAAGTGGAGTGGAGCGATGATGATGCAGATGTCTACGTCGATGCGTTCACTGGCGAAGTGCTACACGTTGATTATTAA
- a CDS encoding acetamidase/formamidase family protein gives MTTTHHFPNDKKHFTWAKDPQPIITIKSGDTVIFDTEDVTDGQFSIDSKTEDIGSLDWERVYPLAGPVAIEGAELGDTLEVEIVDLKPGSWGWTAILPGLGLLAEEFPDAYLRTFDLTDSKYIHFSENIKVPIEPFLGTMGVSPADADGQAIMPPGKFGGNLDTRQLTIGTKLYLPVQVKGALFSCGDGHAAQGDGEVCVSALECPMESTLTFRLIKNKSIPSPQFQTAGPLTPLVADKGFYGTTGIGPDLYKASQEAITSMVSHLSTEYDLDSKDAYLLCSHCVDLKISEIVDAGQYVVSATFPLSVVEE, from the coding sequence ATGACGACAACGCATCATTTTCCAAACGATAAAAAACATTTTACGTGGGCAAAAGATCCTCAGCCTATTATAACGATTAAAAGCGGAGACACGGTTATTTTTGATACGGAGGATGTGACGGACGGTCAGTTTAGTATAGACTCAAAAACGGAGGATATAGGCTCACTAGATTGGGAGCGCGTTTATCCACTTGCGGGACCTGTCGCTATTGAAGGTGCTGAGCTAGGTGACACATTGGAAGTCGAAATTGTGGATCTAAAGCCAGGTAGTTGGGGCTGGACAGCGATTTTGCCAGGGCTCGGATTACTTGCCGAAGAATTTCCTGACGCCTATTTACGTACGTTTGATCTGACTGATAGTAAGTATATCCACTTTTCGGAGAACATAAAGGTTCCGATCGAGCCATTTTTAGGGACGATGGGCGTCTCGCCTGCAGATGCGGATGGACAAGCGATCATGCCTCCAGGAAAGTTTGGAGGAAACCTCGACACGCGCCAGCTGACAATTGGAACGAAACTTTATTTACCGGTGCAGGTGAAGGGCGCGCTATTTAGCTGTGGAGATGGACACGCGGCACAGGGCGACGGAGAAGTCTGTGTCTCGGCGCTTGAGTGCCCGATGGAATCGACACTTACATTCCGCTTAATTAAAAACAAGTCGATACCGAGTCCACAGTTCCAAACTGCAGGACCATTGACGCCGCTTGTCGCAGATAAAGGTTTTTACGGGACGACGGGCATAGGGCCAGATCTGTACAAGGCTTCGCAGGAAGCCATCACTAGCATGGTTAGTCATTTATCGACGGAATACGACCTAGATTCAAAGGATGCATATTTGCTATGTAGCCATTGTGTTGATTTAAAAATTTCTGAAATTGTGGATGCTGGCCAATATGTGGTGAGTGCGACATTTCCACTCTCGGTGGTAGAAGAGTAG
- a CDS encoding sigma-54 interaction domain-containing protein — protein sequence MQRVIPYEKTIEFSTDGIYVVDGQGITLYVNTAYEEITGYARNELVGRHMRELINAGYFDQSVSLHVLERKQQVTILQKIGQQQKDVMVTGNPIFDDHNNIQLVVTSVRDITQLTRMTNELKRERSRAKMNRHMYTFTLNKEHTFFLSPQMNQLIETIERIADFPTSVLLLGPTGAGKEVLANLIHSSSSRKDNPFIKINCGAIPENLIESELFGYSRGAFSGASSDGKIGLLELADGGTVLLDEVAELPLAVQVKLLRVLQDKHIQRLGSVKSRKVDIRLISATNKPLRKLVEEGRFREDLYYRLQVIELIIPPLRERSEDLLALIDYFFDYYVRQYSIQKMMDPATKLLLLNYHWPGNVRELKNVIESMVVSVPATTIEPDDLPRHLKNIGINASTMSLKEQLNEVEKRIVYKALEDHPSLRQAAKQLGIDHSTLIKKLQKWESC from the coding sequence TTGCAACGAGTAATTCCATACGAGAAAACGATTGAATTTTCGACGGATGGTATCTATGTTGTCGATGGGCAAGGCATTACGCTTTATGTCAATACTGCCTATGAAGAAATCACTGGGTACGCTAGAAATGAGCTCGTTGGGCGCCACATGCGCGAGCTCATTAACGCTGGCTACTTTGATCAGTCCGTTTCCCTTCACGTATTAGAGCGCAAACAGCAAGTAACTATTTTACAAAAAATCGGTCAGCAACAAAAAGATGTCATGGTAACTGGTAATCCTATTTTTGATGATCACAATAACATTCAGCTCGTTGTCACAAGTGTTCGCGATATTACGCAACTTACTCGCATGACAAACGAATTAAAACGTGAGCGCAGTCGTGCCAAAATGAATCGACATATGTATACGTTTACGCTAAATAAAGAGCACACTTTTTTCCTCAGCCCACAGATGAATCAGCTTATTGAGACGATCGAACGGATTGCGGATTTCCCAACGAGCGTGCTACTACTAGGTCCAACCGGCGCTGGCAAAGAGGTGTTAGCCAACCTCATCCATAGCTCAAGTTCGCGTAAAGATAACCCCTTCATTAAAATTAACTGTGGCGCGATTCCGGAGAATTTGATTGAATCCGAGCTGTTTGGCTATTCGCGCGGTGCCTTCAGCGGCGCAAGTAGTGATGGCAAAATAGGTTTACTTGAGCTAGCTGATGGTGGGACCGTACTACTCGATGAAGTAGCAGAGCTTCCCCTAGCTGTTCAGGTGAAGCTATTGCGCGTTTTGCAAGATAAACATATACAAAGACTTGGAAGTGTAAAGTCACGTAAAGTTGATATCAGGCTGATCTCCGCCACAAACAAGCCGTTGCGTAAGCTTGTTGAAGAAGGTCGGTTTCGAGAAGATCTCTACTATCGACTTCAAGTGATCGAGCTTATCATCCCACCATTACGAGAGCGAAGCGAAGACTTGCTCGCTCTCATCGACTACTTTTTTGACTATTACGTAAGACAATACAGCATCCAAAAGATGATGGATCCAGCAACTAAGCTCTTGCTCCTAAACTATCACTGGCCGGGCAACGTACGTGAGCTTAAAAATGTGATTGAGAGTATGGTTGTCTCCGTCCCCGCAACAACTATTGAGCCCGACGATCTACCTCGTCATTTAAAAAACATTGGAATAAATGCTTCTACTATGTCTCTTAAAGAGCAGCTTAACGAGGTTGAAAAACGCATCGTTTATAAAGCACTAGAGGATCACCCATCTCTCCGTCAAGCAGCCAAGCAGTTAGGAATCGATCACTCGACGCTTATAAAGAAATTACAAAAGTGGGAAAGTTGTTAA
- the ahlS gene encoding AhlS family quorum-quenching N-acyl homoserine lactonase — protein MVNINKARPKLYVMDNGRMKMDKSWMIAMHNPATIDNPNAPTEFVEFPVYTVLIDHPEGKILFDTACNPNSMGADGRWGQITQKMFPIQMEEECYLHNRLEQLDVRPEDIKYVVASHLHLDHAGCLELFTNATIIVHEDELSGTLKTYANNAKEGAYVWADIDAWIKNNLQWRQIKRTEDNLLLAEGIRVLNFGSGHAWGMIGLHIDMPDTGGIILASDAIYTAESFGPPIKPPGIIYDSLGYSNAVEKIRKLAHETKSDVWFGHDANQFKQFRKSTEGYYE, from the coding sequence ATGGTAAACATTAATAAGGCAAGACCGAAGCTCTATGTCATGGATAATGGTCGAATGAAGATGGACAAGAGTTGGATGATTGCAATGCACAACCCTGCAACAATTGATAATCCAAATGCACCAACCGAGTTTGTGGAGTTCCCGGTATACACAGTGCTAATTGATCATCCGGAAGGGAAGATTTTATTTGATACGGCTTGTAATCCGAATTCGATGGGGGCGGATGGACGTTGGGGTCAAATAACGCAAAAAATGTTTCCGATTCAAATGGAAGAGGAGTGCTATTTACACAACCGACTTGAGCAGCTCGATGTCAGGCCTGAGGATATAAAATATGTGGTTGCCTCGCATTTACATCTAGATCATGCAGGATGCTTAGAGCTATTTACGAATGCGACGATTATCGTTCATGAAGATGAGCTTAGTGGGACGTTAAAAACGTATGCTAATAATGCAAAAGAGGGCGCCTACGTTTGGGCAGATATTGATGCTTGGATTAAAAATAACCTTCAGTGGCGTCAAATTAAACGAACAGAGGATAACCTACTATTAGCGGAGGGAATTCGAGTATTAAATTTTGGGAGTGGTCATGCATGGGGCATGATTGGTCTTCACATTGATATGCCAGACACAGGCGGCATTATACTTGCCTCTGACGCGATCTATACGGCCGAAAGCTTTGGACCACCAATTAAACCGCCTGGCATCATTTACGATTCGCTCGGATATTCAAACGCAGTAGAAAAAATTCGTAAACTCGCACACGAAACAAAATCAGATGTCTGGTTTGGTCATGATGCCAATCAATTTAAGCAGTTTCGTAAATCAACGGAAGGCTACTATGAGTAG
- a CDS encoding iron-containing alcohol dehydrogenase, producing the protein MTVEKIVLPPLSFTGLGSLKHLVPEVTRLGATSILLVTDPMLEELKLTTHVTKPLKEAGFDITTYSDVVPEPPIAKGEKLVTFVRQEEFDLIIGLGGGSALDLAKLAAVMAHHKGDVKDYLNLTGSKAVREKGLPKLLIPTTSGTGSEVTNIAVFSLETTKDVVTHDYLIADVAIIDPMLTLTVPPRVTAATGVDALTHAIEGYLSIHASPTTDGLALEAIRLISKSIRAAVKNGKDEQARTDMSYGSYMAGLAFFNAGVAGVHALAYPLGGQFHLSHGESNAVLLPYVMGYIRKSCEERMATIYYAMKPEAHGLSIDEASKRCVAELKQLVNDVGIPKTLGEFNIPESALDSLTMDGVKQKRLLARSPLPLHEREIREIYQSAFHGNIVEYEG; encoded by the coding sequence ATGACTGTCGAAAAAATTGTACTCCCACCTTTAAGTTTTACTGGGCTTGGATCTTTAAAGCATCTTGTGCCAGAAGTAACTCGTCTAGGTGCTACATCTATTTTACTTGTTACAGACCCAATGCTCGAGGAGTTAAAACTTACTACCCATGTAACAAAGCCACTTAAAGAAGCTGGCTTTGACATTACAACATATAGTGATGTCGTTCCAGAGCCTCCGATTGCTAAGGGTGAAAAACTTGTAACGTTTGTACGGCAAGAGGAATTTGATCTTATTATTGGTTTAGGTGGTGGAAGCGCGCTTGATTTAGCTAAACTAGCCGCTGTGATGGCACATCACAAAGGTGATGTGAAAGACTATTTAAACTTAACAGGATCTAAAGCTGTAAGGGAAAAGGGCCTTCCAAAGCTACTCATTCCAACTACCTCAGGGACAGGCTCAGAGGTGACTAATATTGCTGTATTCTCACTCGAAACGACGAAGGATGTCGTTACTCACGATTATTTAATTGCAGATGTAGCAATTATTGATCCAATGCTGACTCTTACTGTGCCGCCACGTGTTACAGCGGCAACAGGCGTGGACGCCTTAACTCACGCTATCGAGGGCTACCTTTCTATTCATGCTAGTCCTACAACAGACGGACTTGCACTAGAAGCGATTCGCCTTATCTCAAAATCGATCCGAGCGGCGGTTAAGAATGGGAAGGACGAACAGGCTCGCACAGATATGAGCTACGGTAGCTACATGGCAGGACTCGCCTTTTTTAATGCTGGAGTGGCTGGAGTCCATGCGTTAGCATATCCGTTAGGTGGTCAGTTTCATTTATCCCATGGAGAGTCAAACGCGGTACTTCTGCCTTATGTAATGGGTTATATTCGCAAAAGCTGTGAGGAGCGAATGGCTACTATCTATTACGCAATGAAGCCCGAGGCCCACGGTCTATCGATAGATGAAGCATCAAAGCGCTGCGTGGCAGAGCTTAAGCAATTGGTGAATGATGTAGGCATTCCAAAAACACTAGGGGAGTTTAATATTCCTGAATCTGCACTAGATAGCTTGACAATGGATGGGGTAAAGCAAAAACGACTGTTAGCTCGCAGTCCCCTTCCATTACACGAAAGGGAGATACGAGAGATTTATCAATCTGCTTTTCATGGGAATATAGTGGAATATGAAGGATAG
- a CDS encoding antibiotic biosynthesis monooxygenase family protein yields the protein MYTVFSTFLVPDHKADEVIGLYQKRSRRVDKAPGFLDFLLLQNEKKPGEITVQLFFTDKDSYLTWVRSSEFKRIHELEKKYPDQELANIVPKVTQHQVVAR from the coding sequence ATGTATACGGTTTTCTCAACATTTCTTGTCCCAGACCATAAAGCCGACGAAGTGATTGGACTCTATCAAAAAAGATCACGTAGAGTAGATAAAGCTCCTGGCTTCCTAGACTTCCTTCTTCTTCAAAACGAAAAGAAACCCGGAGAAATTACTGTCCAGCTTTTTTTCACAGATAAAGATAGCTATCTGACTTGGGTCCGCAGCAGTGAATTTAAACGCATTCACGAGCTCGAAAAAAAGTACCCCGATCAAGAGCTCGCAAATATCGTTCCCAAAGTCACGCAACACCAAGTGGTGGCACGATGA
- a CDS encoding L-2-amino-thiazoline-4-carboxylic acid hydrolase, whose product MKMSKNEALAPYSMYAITAKLFTCIELETRQAFGDAVTPLLARGVANVGHSEMKAIANIASLEKEVHRLHAYIPSQVEPSSHLTKNHTVYAWMAKLFASISKEVVTVYGEQGQDAIRQGVYTFGHSRGQGIAKRAAHLGLPNTIEHYLSNYDMERSDLFEVETSFHPNEIEQTFTVCPFGQQWKEDGTGEYGILYCQVIDPAIAKGYNEDFTVVHDEYVLKEGQCHFRFSLPKSN is encoded by the coding sequence ATGAAAATGTCGAAAAATGAGGCGCTGGCACCCTATTCTATGTATGCTATCACTGCCAAGCTGTTTACATGTATAGAACTAGAAACGCGTCAAGCATTTGGAGATGCAGTAACGCCCCTTCTAGCAAGAGGCGTAGCAAACGTTGGACACTCAGAGATGAAAGCAATCGCCAATATTGCTTCCCTAGAAAAAGAAGTGCACAGACTTCATGCATACATCCCTAGTCAGGTTGAGCCTTCCAGTCACTTAACAAAAAACCATACAGTTTACGCATGGATGGCAAAACTATTTGCCTCCATTTCAAAAGAAGTCGTGACAGTTTACGGTGAACAAGGACAGGACGCCATTCGACAAGGTGTTTATACATTTGGTCATTCACGTGGCCAAGGAATTGCCAAAAGAGCCGCGCACCTAGGCCTCCCTAACACAATTGAACACTATCTTTCCAATTACGATATGGAACGTAGTGACTTATTTGAGGTCGAGACCAGCTTCCATCCAAATGAAATTGAACAGACCTTCACCGTATGTCCATTCGGACAACAGTGGAAGGAGGATGGCACAGGAGAATACGGTATCTTGTATTGCCAGGTCATCGATCCTGCGATTGCAAAGGGTTATAACGAAGATTTTACCGTTGTTCATGATGAATACGTGTTAAAGGAAGGACAATGTCACTTCCGCTTTTCGTTACCTAAATCAAACTAA
- the murB gene encoding UDP-N-acetylmuramate dehydrogenase: MMKNIYEQLVSICGGELVKENEPMSRHTMTKMGGIADIFVTPKTFEQVTEIMRIKHEHNIPFILLGNGSNLIVRDGGVRGIVMQFTHLESLRVEGDLLIAQGGADIKAASRLALTHHLTGLEFACGIPGTIGGAMVMNAGAYGGEVKDVIDHVKVVTPEGELLTIARDDLELGYRTSIISKKGYIVLEATFKLAPGDENTIREKMEELTFQRESKQPLEYPSVGSVFKRPPGYFAGKLIQDSGLQGKGVGDAEVSTKHAGFIVNKGEATASDYLATIDMVRKKVKEEFGVELELEAKVVGEDEDKE, encoded by the coding sequence ATGATGAAAAACATATATGAACAACTTGTATCAATTTGTGGCGGAGAGCTTGTTAAAGAGAACGAGCCAATGTCTCGCCACACGATGACAAAAATGGGTGGAATCGCAGATATCTTTGTGACCCCTAAAACATTTGAGCAGGTAACGGAGATCATGCGTATTAAGCATGAGCACAACATTCCGTTTATTCTGCTTGGCAATGGATCGAATTTAATTGTGCGCGACGGGGGAGTGCGTGGCATTGTCATGCAGTTTACCCACTTGGAATCTCTCCGCGTAGAGGGTGACCTGTTAATTGCGCAAGGTGGCGCAGATATCAAGGCCGCTTCACGCCTTGCTCTAACGCACCACTTAACTGGACTTGAATTTGCATGTGGGATTCCCGGTACAATCGGCGGCGCGATGGTAATGAATGCCGGCGCTTATGGCGGCGAGGTGAAGGACGTCATTGATCACGTCAAAGTGGTGACGCCAGAGGGTGAGCTACTGACGATCGCACGCGATGACTTAGAGCTTGGCTATCGCACAAGTATTATCAGTAAAAAAGGCTATATCGTGCTAGAGGCAACCTTTAAACTTGCTCCTGGGGACGAAAATACGATTAGAGAAAAGATGGAGGAACTCACCTTCCAGCGCGAGTCTAAGCAACCACTCGAATATCCATCTGTCGGAAGCGTATTTAAACGTCCACCGGGCTACTTTGCAGGAAAGCTGATTCAAGACAGTGGTCTGCAAGGTAAGGGGGTAGGTGATGCGGAAGTATCAACAAAACACGCAGGCTTTATCGTCAATAAAGGCGAAGCGACGGCATCTGACTATCTTGCAACGATTGATATGGTCCGTAAAAAAGTAAAAGAAGAATTCGGCGTTGAACTAGAGCTTGAAGCAAAAGTCGTCGGCGAAGACGAAGACAAAGAATAA
- a CDS encoding N-acetylmuramoyl-L-alanine amidase, translating into MKYVVSMMLILLAVLWAPQSVGALADIADEEVEIHRLMDQGIIGGYPDGYFHPNRDVTRAEAATMLVRALHLQGTADSFDDTDGHFAEASVRTATQAGLIGGHADGTFRPNDALSRGQMAAILNRGFTFDRDIVHFTDVDASNMFYDDIIALASSGVTQGYPDGTFQTNQSITRGEFSLMLARAMFEEYRPDTDSVNVDNAIGTGVVVNSPTLNVRPDPSTNNPAIGRLANGDAIHVHETTGNWALISSGETRGYVSQSYIMVDYQHHASPLYGQTIVIDPGHGGRDPGAVANGLQEKEIVLDVSLRLEEMLREGGANVIMTRRSDWYPSLSDRVAQANSANADVFVSVHTNAAGSTAARGTETFYSTTYWAGNSRKLAESLQSSMLEKLSTVDRGVKTANFQVIRQTEMPSALVELGFKTNAAEAERMKTDAFRQASADALYEGLVNYFD; encoded by the coding sequence ATGAAGTATGTGGTAAGTATGATGTTAATTCTTTTAGCAGTTTTATGGGCACCTCAGTCTGTCGGCGCTTTAGCTGACATTGCCGATGAGGAAGTGGAGATTCACCGATTGATGGATCAAGGAATTATTGGAGGATATCCAGACGGATATTTCCACCCTAATCGAGATGTAACGCGCGCAGAGGCTGCGACGATGCTTGTTCGGGCGTTACATCTACAGGGAACAGCAGATTCTTTCGATGATACTGATGGTCATTTCGCAGAGGCATCGGTTCGAACAGCAACGCAAGCTGGTTTAATTGGGGGACACGCTGACGGAACCTTCCGTCCGAATGATGCTCTGTCTCGTGGACAGATGGCTGCGATTTTAAACCGCGGCTTTACGTTTGATCGTGATATCGTGCATTTTACAGACGTTGATGCAAGCAACATGTTTTACGACGATATTATCGCGCTTGCTTCAAGCGGTGTGACACAAGGTTATCCAGATGGTACCTTCCAAACGAATCAATCGATCACCCGCGGTGAATTCTCACTCATGCTAGCACGAGCAATGTTTGAAGAGTATCGCCCGGATACGGATTCTGTGAACGTCGATAACGCAATTGGAACAGGCGTAGTCGTCAATTCACCAACGCTTAACGTGCGTCCGGATCCATCTACAAACAATCCGGCTATCGGTCGATTAGCTAATGGCGATGCGATTCATGTACACGAGACAACGGGCAACTGGGCCTTGATTTCTTCGGGCGAAACTCGGGGGTATGTCTCGCAAAGCTATATCATGGTTGATTATCAACACCATGCAAGTCCACTTTATGGACAAACAATTGTGATCGATCCAGGACATGGAGGTCGTGACCCTGGAGCAGTAGCAAACGGTCTCCAGGAGAAAGAAATCGTATTGGACGTTAGTCTTCGGTTAGAAGAAATGCTTCGTGAAGGTGGAGCCAACGTTATCATGACACGTCGTTCCGATTGGTACCCATCTTTATCAGATAGGGTCGCGCAAGCCAACAGCGCCAATGCAGATGTGTTTGTGAGTGTGCATACGAATGCTGCTGGCTCAACTGCCGCTCGAGGCACTGAAACATTTTATAGCACTACTTATTGGGCAGGTAATAGTCGTAAGCTAGCCGAAAGCTTGCAGTCTAGTATGCTAGAAAAGCTTAGTACAGTTGATCGTGGGGTAAAAACCGCAAACTTTCAGGTGATTCGCCAAACAGAGATGCCAAGTGCATTAGTCGAGCTTGGATTTAAGACGAATGCTGCAGAGGCAGAGCGCATGAAAACGGATGCGTTCCGTCAGGCTTCTGCGGATGCGTTGTACGAAGGGTTAGTGAATTATTTTGACTAA